The stretch of DNA CGACACTGGCGCCGACGACGGTGACTCTCGCCGCGCTCTGGGGCCTTTGGTCGCACCCATGGGGCGATCTGGTTACCGGGGCACCCCCCGACTGGCTGTTCCCGCTCGGCCCGCCGGGCCTCGAGTCACGCGTCGTCCTCCACTCGGATCCGACGCTGCACCTGCTCGGTGCGTTCGCGATCGAACTCGCCACGATCGCGTTCGCGATCGCGGTTGTGTATCGGGTCACCGATCGATCGGTCCTCGCGGGCGTCGACCGCCGGGCTGCCGTCGGCGCTGTCTACGGCGTCGCCGCACTCGCCGTGACGCCGCCGACGCTCGAGGTCTCCTACCATTTCGTCTTCTCGATCCTGGGCGTCGGCCTCCTCTGTGGCGTCGTCCAGGAGTCGTACTGGCGTCCCTTCGGCGCGCGCAACCGGTGGCGTCCGTCCGTGGACGCGGTCTTCGAGACCGGGCTCACGACGGTGGCAGCCGTGGCCGTTGCGTTGGCCGCATATGCGACCGTCTACCTGCTCGTCGTGCCGTCGTGATGGCCACCGCGTGACGACTACGCTTTTGTGTTGTGAGAACGGTCAGTACGACCACGCGTGTCTCAGACATCACTCGAAGAACTGATCGCCGACGGTCGGACCAACGCGGCCTTCTCGTGGCTCCTGGTCGTCGCGATCGCGCTCATCGGTCTCGGTGAACTCGTGACCGGTGGCCTCCTCTGGACGACGTTTGCGATGGTCCTCGTTGCCCTCGCACTACTGCCGCCGCTGACCCTTCGGTCGTGGGTGGCTATGATTCCATGGGAGGTGCTTTTGCTCGCGGCGCTGCCGGTCCTCGGACTCGCGCTTGGCTCGGAGCGACTGACCGGACACGTCGCCTCGTATCTCTCGGTCGCGGCAATCGCGCTCGTCTTCGCCGTCGAACTGCAGACGTTTACGACCGTGCGGATGACCTCGAGTTTCGCAGTCATCTTCGTCGCCGTCACGACGATGGCCGCTGCTGCCCTGTGGGCGCTCTTTCGATGGAGCGCTGCCGGCCTCCTCGCTGTCCCGTTTCCCACCGACCACGACGCCGTGATGTGGGAGTTCGTGTATTCCACGATCTCCGGGCTCGGCGCCGGTATCGTCTTCGAACTGTACTTCCGACGGCTCGGTCGCCACGAACACTGTCGGCCTGACGAGCTGTCCATCGCGGAGGGCGACAATGCGTAACCTCTCTCGGTTGCTGCCGTCTCGAGAGCGCCAGCGCCAACTTACCTACGTCATGGAACTCGGGCTCGTCGGCATGCTGTTCGTCGGCATCGACCGAGGAAACGCCGGCATCGTGATCAATACCGGCGTGGCGCTGGCCGTGACACAACTCCCGCCGATCCTCGAGCGTGACTACGAGATCCCGATGGACCCGCGGCTGACGCTGTGGATCACCACCGCTGTCTTTCTCCATGCCTTTGGCACCGTCGGCTTACCGGGTGCAACGCGGACCCTCTACAGTCAAGTCTGGTGGTGGGACCACATGACCCACGCGCTGTCGGCGTCACTGGTCGCCGGCGTTGGCTATGCCACCGTCCGCGCGCTCCACGAGCACGCCGACGGGATTCACTTCCCCCGTCGGTTCGTCGCCGTCTTCATCCTGCTTTTCGTCCTCGCCTTCGGCGTCCTCTGGGAGGTTCTCGAGTTCGCTATCGCACTGTCTGCCGACGCGTTCGGCGTCGACGCCGTGCTCACCCAGTACGGCCTCGACGACACGATGCTGGATTTCGTATTCAACTCGATCGGCGGGCTGGTCGTCGCCCTGTGGGGCGGTGCCTACCTCGCGGACGTCTCCGGTGCGATCCGCGAGCGCCTCGAGGCACGAACCGAGTAGGCGACGCCACGAGCGCCCTCACGACCCTGAAATGACGATCAGTTTTACGTCAGGTTGTGACGTAGTGCCAAGGGCGATGGTCTTCAAAAAAATCACGCTCATCGGAACCA from Natrinema sp. HArc-T2 encodes:
- a CDS encoding metal-dependent hydrolase is translated as MFVGHGLLAFAVAALVADWRGWDRRPALLVGAVAGVFAAIPDIDVAYALVGLLEWQALGGELGAPAAFWGASRAVHRSVTHSLVVGAVAAPAFGLLAVRGRSARSRAGHIAGLAVLVALVAVALLWDSPLAAFVMVLFAASGVLVSRGVARRSTLAPTTVTLAALWGLWSHPWGDLVTGAPPDWLFPLGPPGLESRVVLHSDPTLHLLGAFAIELATIAFAIAVVYRVTDRSVLAGVDRRAAVGAVYGVAALAVTPPTLEVSYHFVFSILGVGLLCGVVQESYWRPFGARNRWRPSVDAVFETGLTTVAAVAVALAAYATVYLLVVPS